The window ATGAGAATACTGCGCCAGTCAGTGGATCTATATCCGTCATGATGGAGTATCCAACAACAAGAACGAAAACTGCAGGCATACAAAATGCGCCCAGGGTACTCCAGCCATGTTTTTTGGGGTGGGTAACTGCGTAGTTCTCAACGACAGCGGTTAATGTGGCGAGATCAGCTCTCGCTTGATTGTGTTCTGCGGTAGTTAAAATCTTTGTCATAACGCCCTCCATGTTTAGCTATACAAAAGTTTAGCTAAACAAAAGGGTAATGACAAGAAATGAGTGAAAAAAAACCGGCTACTGCCGGTTTAATTTTTGATACTCACTAGCATCAGTATCGCCGCCGCCAGGCAAATCAGGCGACACAGCCGGTAATGACGGCTACCAAAGGTAGCAAGACCGCGTATCGCCGCGTGCGGGCTTTTTAATGGTTCTTCATAGCTATCAAACGGGGCCAGTCCAGGAGTAGTTACTGACGCCAGCAGGCAAAGAAGGGAAAGCCTGTACTCACCCACAACTGCGAATAGCACAGACTGCAGCAGCGTAATTAGGCCCACAAACAGGAACACATAAAACTGCCCCTTAAAAATCGTACTGAGTAAACCTCCACTCACAATCAGACTCCTTTTATGTTCTTGCATAAAATGACAACTCAATACCATTACGGCACTTTGGGTTTCCATGTTGCCATAATATAAGTCAGGACAGCCAGCACAAGGAAACTGATCACAAACGGACAGGCTGCAGCAATCGCGCCATCGCTCCATTTAAACATCATTTTGAAAAACTGAATGACAACGTTCGCGATCAGCAGGAAGCGAACAGGAATCCAGAGAATGACCAGCACCATGTACACCGCACCAATGACACCATGCATGATATTACGCATGGCGCTCCCTGATGTTTGACCGGCAGCATTCTCGACTGGCTGGCCCTGCTGCGGTTTACTGTCCTCTTGACGAGGAAATTTAACGACATTGGTCATACTGGCCTCCTGCTGGATTCAGACACTGAACCGGTTAGCTAGTGTCCTCTGCGATGAAGCGTTAATGTTGGCTGGCATACGCGCCGAACAGCAAGCTCCATGATTTCTTTACTGATACGTTGATTTTCTTCTGGCGTAAGACATTCAGCACAAATTTGACCTAATTCAGCCTTTAATGAATTTGCACCAAAAACGCTATGTTTAAGCATGGTGAGACTGCAGCCGCAACGCTTGCAGTGAGTATGGATAAGTGTATTTTTCATCGGAATTCTCCGGCTGCTGACCTGAGTGATTTACCCGGCCTTCACAAATATTATAGGACATTTTGTCCTACACTGCAATTTTAGCGGCTAAAATTCTTTTCACACCTTCCAGATTTTACCCAATCCTGCATATTCAACCAGGATAGCCCAGGCCGAAAAAGGAATGGGGGTATCCCCCCCAATCCAGCGCCTGACGGTTCGGCTGTCTTTCAGGCCGGTGAGTGTGGCCGCTTTGCTTCCTGTTAGCTCTGCTATCTGCATCAAAGTACGAATTTCTTCTGGCGTCGGACAAACCCATCCCGCACCAAAGGGTAAAAAACATTCTGACCTTATTGAGACAGGGTAGGGTTTAGTTTGCATTTACGATTCACCTGTTTTGTTGTCTTCCAGTAATTTCAGTTGATCAACATTGTAAAAAGTACGAACGCAAGTAGGGTCAAAATCCACTACCTGAGTTCCGCGACGGTTGATTCGATAACGTATAGGCTTATCTTCATGCGCCTCCACGCATCCTGAATCGTATATCGTAACGATTTTTACAATAGTGCCAATATTTTTAGCAAACACCGGATGATGCACACTCACGATTTCACATCGAGCACCAACGTAAAATTCCTTATAGTGCTGAACCGTAATCATCCGATCTTTGTATTCTTTGGGACGCTCCTTTGCCAGCTGCTTGCGCCGTTCGCTTTCGGCCCTCATAGCCTCTCTTTCAGCCTCACGTTCTCGCTGAATAATAGCTGTAATGCGTTCCTGAGCTGCTACAGCCCATTTACGAGCGACAAATGCTTTAGAGGCGGGTAATAACGCCTCGACCCTAACAAAGCCGTCAGGAAGCGTTAGAGGCGTTCTGTCAGGGGGGGGCGAAAGGGAGTTTAACCAATCAGGCAAAGGCTCAGATGCCAGCCTGTCACGGGAATCAGCAGCGATAAAAGCAGGTTTCTTTCTGGCGTCAATCAGGCTTTGAAATACGCGGGAAACGTGTGCATCAACGGTTTCTCCTGGTCTTACTTCTGAAAGCCGAACGAAATGCGAACGATACCCTGTTTCGGATACAAAGGGTGCGCCTAAATCCACGGCATGAAACGAGGTGGAAAGATAACCCATCATACATCCGGCTTCGACCTTAACCCTTGCTCGCATACCACTGAAACTTTCGATGATAAAATCACCGTGCTGGCCCCACATAGGAACGCTACCGTCATCAGCACGGCAATATTCACTGATAACATGAGCCGCTTCATGTTCACCGGCATTACACCCAAAGAAGGTTTTACCGTTCATTTTCCAGATACAGGCTTCGAACCGGTAAACAGCATCATGACGCTGTTGCGGATCACCGGTCATACAGGCTTTATTTAAATCAATTAACGCTGAGTACGCTGCGTCCAGAATGCGATGGTCGTCCGGCAGCTGCTGCGCAATGGCATCCATTTGCTGATCGCGAGAGTCATCGCCAGGATAATGTTTGGACATATTAAACCCCTGAAAAATCCCCTGCAGAGCAGGGGATAAAGACTCACTTAATCGATGGCCGCACGGAACTGCGCATATTCTTGATGCCCGCTGGCGTAATCAAACAGCTGATGATAATAAGCACTGCATCTTTCTGAAAATGGCAGATTAGAATTAGCAAGCTGGGCCAGCACAAAACTGGTTGCTACCATACCTGCAGCTTCTGCGGTTAACAAACCGTCAAAGTAATTACCCTGGACAGAAATACGGTAATGTTCACGGCTGTTTGGTGCCATAAAATAACCACCATTCGAAAGCTCATAAAAATCCCATTCACCACCATCGTAATGGGCTTCGATTTTATCCAGCGCACTACTTAAATATTGGCTTTTATTTTCAGGGCTTAATTTACGCATCCAGTTATAAGTGTGGTTTTCCACAAAATGCCAGTATTGACCGAAAAATTTCGGCATAAACATCAGGCGTTCTTCATAATCTGTAAGTTTACGAGCAGTAACGATAACTTCGTTATTCATCGGAGTTCTCCGGTAGTTGACCTGAGTGACTTACCCGGCCTTCACAAACATAATAGGACATTTTGTCCTATACATCAAGAGTTAAATACCTAATCATAGCTACCAGGTAGTTATCTCAAATAATAATCCCGTAATTATGGGAATTAATTATTCATTTTCATTGTATTCTCCTGCTAAAAGAGAAGGCCCGCTATGCGGGCCAGTTTGCGAATCAGTTCTTGATGAAACGCTGCAGCTGCTGCTTGAAATTATATTCAAAATCCGGTTCAAAATCCCATGCTCGCCAGATAAGAAGATTGGTATCAGCTTCGCGAATTTCTACCTGGTGATCATCATACTTAGTAACGTTAGCAACTTTAACAGTTACAGTATCGACAAGGGGAGGGAGGTTCTTAAGTAAATCTTTCATCGGAGTTCTCCGGTAATTGACCTGAGTGACTTACCCGGCCTTCACAAACATTATAGGACATTTTGTCCTATAATGTGAAGTGTTTTATTCTATTTCCCGACAAATTCTGAATACAGCATCCAGCCAATGACAATGATACATGCAATATCAAAAAATAGAGAGCAGTATAAATAAATACCTTCTCTTTTGATAAATTTTGTGAAGTGTGAATTAAACAATTCAGCACTTATATTCTCTTTGAGATCTTTATTCATTTTCTTGGCGTCAATCATCGCGTCAATTGACTTTATTAAATTGTGAAAACTTGCAAGTAATGAAAAAGTAAACACGAACAGATATAAATCCTTTTTGGTCCCCACCTCAAGCAGATAATAAATAAATGATGCAATAATCAAAACAAAGAAAATGGCAGATACTATTGACTGGATAATGCAGCGTTTTCTGTCCCATTTTATAAAACTTAAAAATGGTTCCTTCTTCCAGACCTCTTCTTCATTATCACCATTTTCAGGTAGATCATACTTACCATCTAAAACTTTCTTTAAAAACTGACTACGCTTGATTAAATTCATCATTACTGCAAAAGTTATATACGACAAACCAGCAACAACCATTGCAAAATAAAATAGCGGAAATGTAGAAAATACAGTTTCAAAATGCGCATTATCATTCATATAAGTTCCTTCTTATTTTCCAAAACTACCCAACACTTCGCGCCATCATACTCGTTACCGCCTTCGGCAATAAAAATATGCCCACTGGAATCAATAGCTATTGCACCAGGTCTTTCATGTTGAGGGTCACGCAGACAGTTTTTCCAGCCGTAAACCGCATCATTCCAGATCAGCACTATGCCGCTATCGGCATGTTCCGGGTTCTGTAATCGCCAGCTCCGGGCTATTTCTACGTAATTCATCATCAGCCTGCCTCCGCGAGCAGATCCTGAATAGGGCGGAAATGGTTATTCGCTATAATATTCCGGCTCTCCCAACGGTCATGAGCGGCCTGCAGGTTAATCCAGAAGTCTTCATCAGTCTGGAACAATACGGCCAGCTGTGAGGCTTCTGCTACGCTGATACGGCGGCTGTTATTGATTATCTGACCGATAACTTTGCGGGACACACCCATTACCAATGCCAGCTCTGCCTGGGTGATGTTTAGCGGCTTTAAAAACTCTTCTGACAGCATTTCGCCTACAGTGGTTGGTTCTGCGGTGATCGTATCCATATTCCCCCCTAGCGGTACTTATGTGGATCGAGATAAATGTCGTAAGCATGGCCATCGCGCCAGCGAAAGATTAGACGCCACTGAATGCTC is drawn from Klebsiella aerogenes and contains these coding sequences:
- the kleE gene encoding KleE stable inheritance protein — translated: MTNVVKFPRQEDSKPQQGQPVENAAGQTSGSAMRNIMHGVIGAVYMVLVILWIPVRFLLIANVVIQFFKMMFKWSDGAIAAACPFVISFLVLAVLTYIMATWKPKVP
- a CDS encoding DUF2688 domain-containing protein, whose amino-acid sequence is MKNTLIHTHCKRCGCSLTMLKHSVFGANSLKAELGQICAECLTPEENQRISKEIMELAVRRVCQPTLTLHRRGH
- a CDS encoding transcriptional regulator — encoded protein: MQTKPYPVSIRSECFLPFGAGWVCPTPEEIRTLMQIAELTGSKAATLTGLKDSRTVRRWIGGDTPIPFSAWAILVEYAGLGKIWKV
- a CDS encoding protein klcB; this translates as MSKHYPGDDSRDQQMDAIAQQLPDDHRILDAAYSALIDLNKACMTGDPQQRHDAVYRFEACIWKMNGKTFFGCNAGEHEAAHVISEYCRADDGSVPMWGQHGDFIIESFSGMRARVKVEAGCMMGYLSTSFHAVDLGAPFVSETGYRSHFVRLSEVRPGETVDAHVSRVFQSLIDARKKPAFIAADSRDRLASEPLPDWLNSLSPPPDRTPLTLPDGFVRVEALLPASKAFVARKWAVAAQERITAIIQREREAEREAMRAESERRKQLAKERPKEYKDRMITVQHYKEFYVGARCEIVSVHHPVFAKNIGTIVKIVTIYDSGCVEAHEDKPIRYRINRRGTQVVDFDPTCVRTFYNVDQLKLLEDNKTGES
- a CDS encoding antirestriction protein gives rise to the protein MNNEVIVTARKLTDYEERLMFMPKFFGQYWHFVENHTYNWMRKLSPENKSQYLSSALDKIEAHYDGGEWDFYELSNGGYFMAPNSREHYRISVQGNYFDGLLTAEAAGMVATSFVLAQLANSNLPFSERCSAYYHQLFDYASGHQEYAQFRAAID
- a CDS encoding DUF905 family protein, which translates into the protein MKDLLKNLPPLVDTVTVKVANVTKYDDHQVEIREADTNLLIWRAWDFEPDFEYNFKQQLQRFIKN
- a CDS encoding antirestriction protein ArdR; this translates as MNYVEIARSWRLQNPEHADSGIVLIWNDAVYGWKNCLRDPQHERPGAIAIDSSGHIFIAEGGNEYDGAKCWVVLENKKELI
- a CDS encoding HigA family addiction module antitoxin translates to MDTITAEPTTVGEMLSEEFLKPLNITQAELALVMGVSRKVIGQIINNSRRISVAEASQLAVLFQTDEDFWINLQAAHDRWESRNIIANNHFRPIQDLLAEAG